One window from the genome of Candidatus Binataceae bacterium encodes:
- a CDS encoding cupin domain-containing protein — METGDKAYYAELAASCYEPGWARRQPAMWPVPQPKFKPTVWRFSQARAALSAAGGFVTTEQAERRNLILVNPIEGNYYATSRNLVCAYQMVKPGEKARSHRHSAAALRLVMEAQPGAYTVVDGVRIDMAPGDVVLTPPFCWHGHGNESAAEAYWIDFLDVPLVQHLEAMFFAPHPDGYERIARQDPASPFRIPSAQALGAGVGPARVDVAPGVMPTIGLQLIRQPAGGHSDEGRSTANAIYGVVSGRVRIVVEGALDKSLACGDIIAVPCWYRHRWEAEQDTVMLRVSDQPLMALTGLLRQEA; from the coding sequence ATGGAAACCGGGGACAAAGCCTATTACGCCGAGTTGGCGGCTAGCTGCTATGAGCCAGGCTGGGCCCGTCGCCAGCCCGCGATGTGGCCGGTGCCCCAGCCCAAGTTCAAGCCCACGGTATGGCGCTTCAGCCAGGCCCGCGCAGCTTTGTCCGCCGCCGGCGGTTTTGTTACCACCGAGCAGGCCGAGCGGCGTAACCTGATCCTGGTCAATCCGATCGAGGGTAACTACTACGCCACCAGCCGCAACCTGGTGTGCGCCTATCAAATGGTCAAGCCGGGCGAGAAGGCGCGTAGCCATCGCCATTCGGCTGCCGCGCTACGCCTGGTGATGGAAGCGCAGCCGGGCGCCTACACCGTGGTTGACGGGGTGCGGATCGACATGGCGCCCGGCGACGTGGTCCTCACTCCGCCCTTTTGCTGGCACGGTCACGGCAACGAGAGCGCGGCCGAGGCCTACTGGATCGATTTTCTCGATGTGCCCCTGGTGCAGCATTTGGAGGCGATGTTCTTCGCGCCGCATCCCGATGGCTATGAGCGGATCGCGCGCCAGGATCCGGCCTCGCCTTTCCGCATCCCCTCGGCTCAGGCGCTGGGCGCGGGCGTCGGGCCGGCGCGGGTGGATGTTGCCCCCGGGGTGATGCCGACCATCGGCCTACAGCTTATCCGCCAGCCCGCCGGCGGCCATTCGGATGAAGGCCGCAGTACCGCCAACGCCATCTATGGAGTGGTCAGCGGCCGGGTCCGGATAGTGGTCGAAGGCGCGCTGGACAAAAGCCTCGCCTGCGGTGATATCATCGCGGTGCCTTGCTGGTACCGCCATCGCTGGGAAGCCGAGCAGGATACGGTGATGTTACGGGTTTCGGATCAGCCGCTGATGGCGCTGACGGGTTTGCTGCGCCAAGAGGCTTAA
- a CDS encoding cupin domain-containing protein translates to MDANAASDFYRRVETLHLHPGWRGDRPDNGLAMHEFKPALWRWSDARPALDEAARVVSTEQAERRNLALLNRSSGVTLPAAKNFVAAYQMVLAGEKARSHRHAAAALRLVVDTKPGVYTIVNGERLDMLPGDVVLTPAFCWHGHANDSEASAYWIDFLDVPFVAANHAMTFEPYPEPIEPVRRADPASPYRIPPAKVFNRERTSGVVEIARGIMPTIGLYLIRHQAGARMELSNSVVGNLYSPTSGRARFIVDGVMDETIGPGDILSVPARHAHRMEALEADTTVLRVSDEPLLARLGLFHSAALN, encoded by the coding sequence ATGGATGCAAATGCAGCTAGCGACTTTTATCGGCGGGTCGAAACCCTTCATCTGCATCCCGGCTGGCGCGGCGACCGGCCCGACAACGGCTTGGCGATGCACGAGTTCAAGCCCGCGCTGTGGCGCTGGTCTGATGCCCGGCCGGCATTGGACGAAGCGGCGCGGGTGGTCAGTACCGAGCAAGCCGAGCGACGCAACTTGGCGCTGCTCAATCGCAGTAGCGGGGTGACTCTGCCGGCGGCCAAGAATTTCGTCGCTGCCTATCAGATGGTCCTGGCTGGCGAGAAGGCGCGCAGCCATCGCCACGCCGCCGCTGCCTTGCGGCTGGTGGTCGATACCAAGCCCGGCGTCTATACGATTGTCAACGGCGAGCGGCTGGACATGTTGCCCGGCGACGTGGTGCTGACCCCGGCCTTTTGCTGGCACGGCCACGCCAACGACAGCGAGGCCTCGGCCTACTGGATCGATTTCCTCGACGTCCCCTTCGTGGCCGCCAATCATGCCATGACCTTCGAGCCCTATCCCGAGCCGATCGAGCCGGTGCGCAGGGCCGATCCCGCCTCGCCTTACCGCATTCCGCCGGCCAAGGTCTTCAATCGCGAACGCACCTCCGGGGTGGTGGAGATTGCGCGGGGAATCATGCCGACCATCGGCCTATATCTGATTCGCCATCAGGCGGGAGCGCGGATGGAGCTGTCCAACAGCGTGGTGGGCAATCTTTATTCGCCCACGAGCGGGCGCGCCCGCTTCATCGTCGACGGCGTGATGGACGAGACCATCGGGCCCGGCGACATCCTCAGCGTGCCGGCCCGCCACGCCCATAGGATGGAAGCGCTGGAGGCGGACACCACCGTGCTGCGGGTCTCCGACGAGCCCTTGCTGGCGCGCTTGGGATTGTTTCATTCGGCGGCGTTGAATTAG
- a CDS encoding cupin domain-containing protein, whose protein sequence is MESTSAEQFYQRLDRLNIAPGWHEPERRMAFLANQFKPGIWRYRDAKAAIDEAADVVSTEEAERRNLILSNPISGGLAPTTGSIISAYQMVKPGEKARTHRHTAAALRLVIDTEPGIYTIVNGDAIPMLPGDVLLTPGMCWHGHANESPARAYWLDFLDVPFVLRMGAMAFEPSPKGYENCDRKVPNSPFRIPPATVFKPGQSGMVEIAQGVMPTIGLHLIRYDRGGMLEMAKGPIDSVYSVISGQARFASQGWEERAERGDVVAMPCEYGHTIEALADDTVVLRVSDEPIFTGLGMIRPN, encoded by the coding sequence GTGGAAAGTACAAGTGCAGAGCAATTTTACCAGCGGTTGGATCGGCTCAATATCGCTCCAGGCTGGCACGAACCCGAGCGCCGAATGGCGTTTTTGGCCAACCAGTTCAAACCCGGGATCTGGCGCTACCGCGATGCCAAGGCCGCCATCGACGAAGCCGCCGACGTGGTCAGCACCGAGGAGGCGGAGCGGCGCAACCTGATTCTGTCCAACCCGATCTCGGGCGGTTTGGCGCCCACCACCGGCAGTATCATAAGCGCCTACCAGATGGTCAAACCGGGCGAGAAGGCGCGTACCCATCGGCATACTGCGGCCGCCCTGCGTCTGGTAATCGACACCGAGCCCGGGATTTACACCATCGTCAACGGCGACGCGATTCCGATGCTGCCCGGTGACGTACTGCTCACGCCCGGGATGTGCTGGCATGGTCATGCCAACGAGAGCCCGGCGCGGGCCTACTGGCTGGATTTTCTCGACGTACCCTTTGTGTTGCGCATGGGCGCGATGGCCTTCGAGCCTTCCCCCAAGGGCTATGAAAATTGCGACCGCAAGGTGCCCAATTCACCCTTTCGTATTCCTCCCGCCACCGTGTTCAAGCCCGGCCAGAGCGGGATGGTCGAGATCGCCCAGGGCGTGATGCCAACCATCGGGTTGCATCTGATTCGTTACGACCGCGGCGGGATGCTGGAGATGGCCAAGGGACCGATCGACTCGGTTTATTCGGTTATCAGCGGCCAGGCCCGCTTTGCCAGCCAGGGTTGGGAGGAGCGCGCCGAGCGTGGCGACGTGGTTGCGATGCCCTGCGAGTACGGCCACACAATTGAGGCGCTAGCCGACGATACAGTCGTGCTGCGGGTTTCCGACGAGCCAATCTTTACCGGGTTGGGGATGATTCGCCCCAATTGA